Proteins from a single region of Aureibacter tunicatorum:
- a CDS encoding lipocalin family protein, whose translation MKIIRWAILLLAGFVLVAFRKKAKKLETDLETVPYVDLEKYQGVWYEIASFPARFEKGCSNVSAEYTLNMEKGYVTVENKCYLASKNKWKSIRGRAFPVEDSGNSKLKVRFFWPFLGDYWIVALDEEDYAYAAVASPDYKYLWILSREKVMDEGVYQELLRELQAMNFDIFQLRKTDQSMIEE comes from the coding sequence ATGAAAATTATCCGTTGGGCAATATTGCTTTTAGCTGGTTTTGTTTTAGTGGCATTTCGCAAGAAAGCAAAGAAGCTAGAGACAGATTTGGAGACCGTTCCTTATGTGGATTTAGAAAAATATCAAGGTGTTTGGTACGAAATAGCTTCCTTTCCCGCTAGATTTGAAAAAGGTTGCTCGAACGTGTCAGCCGAATATACATTGAATATGGAAAAAGGCTATGTGACTGTTGAGAATAAATGCTACTTAGCTTCCAAGAACAAGTGGAAAAGTATACGAGGCAGAGCTTTTCCTGTGGAAGATTCGGGTAACTCAAAACTTAAAGTCCGTTTCTTTTGGCCGTTTTTAGGAGATTATTGGATTGTTGCTTTGGATGAGGAAGATTACGCTTATGCTGCCGTGGCGAGTCCGGATTACAAGTACCTTTGGATATTGTCTAGAGAAAAAGTAATGGATGAAGGAGTTTATCAGGAATTGTTAAGGGAGTTGCAGGCAATGAATTTTGATATTTTTCAGTTAAGGAAAACAGATCAAAGTATGATAGAAGAGTAG
- a CDS encoding MFS transporter — translation MSVFKKFPRTFWVANVMELFERWAWYGIFASLAVYMVTPVSQGGLEWSQVEKSRVISIITGALYFLPIITGTLADRIGYKKVLIASYAIMCVGYYSMAYITDFWPFVMAFGFMAFGAALFKPVISATISKTTTTENSSIGFGIFYMIVNIGGFLGPIATMSLIKGDGGWTMMFIASAISISINIILVLFFFKEPERDENAAQEPLGELISKSFKNIFEALSDIKLTILLVIFVFFWTVFNQIYYTLPNFIVQWIDTRSIITSVEGFSPWLAEWMTDKNGQVAFQLFTNMNSLAIILLQLIISSAVARMRAINSMISGILVCGVGIGFSMLTNNPYYVVVGIIFFSIGEMASSPKFTEYVGSLAPNEKKGLYMGTSFLPHFVGNIFAGFISGDLYEVLSDKVKLTQKFAAEKGLEISTDLPNDVFFNKVAESMGMTDAQLTQTLWDTYNPGSITYIIFALAIFTVTCLFFYDKFLLRPQVKEKEAVSA, via the coding sequence ATGAGCGTTTTTAAGAAATTTCCAAGAACATTTTGGGTAGCTAACGTTATGGAGCTATTTGAAAGATGGGCTTGGTATGGTATTTTCGCCAGTTTGGCGGTTTACATGGTGACTCCTGTTTCACAAGGTGGTTTGGAATGGTCGCAAGTTGAAAAATCGAGGGTTATCTCGATTATTACTGGAGCTTTATACTTTTTGCCAATCATTACAGGTACTCTGGCGGACCGGATAGGTTACAAGAAGGTTTTGATCGCATCATATGCAATTATGTGTGTAGGTTATTATTCAATGGCTTATATCACGGATTTTTGGCCATTTGTGATGGCTTTTGGGTTTATGGCATTTGGAGCCGCTTTGTTTAAGCCTGTGATTTCTGCGACGATTTCGAAGACTACGACGACGGAAAATTCATCCATTGGTTTCGGAATATTCTATATGATTGTGAATATTGGAGGTTTCCTAGGACCAATTGCTACGATGTCTTTGATCAAAGGAGACGGAGGATGGACGATGATGTTTATTGCGAGTGCTATATCAATTTCAATTAATATTATTTTGGTATTGTTTTTCTTTAAAGAGCCGGAAAGAGATGAAAATGCAGCTCAAGAACCTTTGGGAGAGCTGATCAGCAAAAGTTTTAAAAACATATTTGAGGCTTTGTCCGATATTAAACTGACAATTTTGTTGGTGATATTTGTATTCTTCTGGACGGTTTTTAATCAGATTTATTATACGCTTCCTAACTTTATCGTGCAATGGATTGATACAAGATCGATTATTACTTCAGTTGAAGGTTTTAGTCCTTGGTTAGCGGAATGGATGACTGATAAAAATGGGCAAGTTGCTTTTCAGTTGTTTACGAATATGAATTCATTAGCAATTATTTTGCTACAGTTAATAATTTCTTCAGCTGTGGCTAGAATGAGAGCGATTAATTCTATGATATCTGGCATTTTGGTGTGCGGTGTTGGTATTGGATTTAGCATGTTAACGAATAACCCATATTATGTGGTTGTTGGTATCATTTTCTTCTCTATAGGTGAAATGGCTTCTTCTCCAAAATTTACTGAATACGTGGGAAGTTTGGCTCCTAATGAGAAAAAAGGCCTTTATATGGGAACATCGTTTTTGCCTCACTTTGTAGGAAATATTTTCGCAGGGTTTATTTCAGGAGACCTATACGAGGTGCTTTCAGATAAAGTGAAACTGACGCAAAAATTCGCCGCTGAAAAGGGACTGGAAATTTCTACAGACTTGCCAAATGATGTGTTTTTCAATAAGGTAGCCGAGTCAATGGGAATGACTGATGCGCAATTGACGCAAACATTATGGGATACTTATAACCCAGGGTCTATCACGTATATCATTTTTGCTTTAGCGATATTTACAGTGACGTGCTTGTTCTTCTATGATAAGTTTTTGTTGAGGCCGCAAGTGAAAGAGAAAGAAGCCGTTAGTGCTTAA